AGAACATGTCAATGAACATACCCAGTTGGTGACGCAAGTGATTGCCACCAACATCAAGGCCGCCAGCCAATCCAAGGAAGTTGTCGAAAAAATTGTCAGTGATTTTCTGATCAATATTGCCCGATTTATTGTTTATCTCGACGAGGTTGAACCGTTTAGCTCCGAGGAGCTGGCCGCTTATGCCGAGGAAAACGGTCTGCAGGGGATCTGGATCAAGCGTCCTGACCTTCAGGCGGTGATGTCTCCTGCCGGGTGGTTTGATCAACCCCTTTATGATCTCGAAGCAGATCAGCATCAGTTGATCCATCGTGAACATCGCCACGAATATATTCTGCTGTGGAAAGCCCCCCAGAATTCCATCCTGATTGCCGTTGCCCTGCCTGCCCGTTCTCTAGAGCAACTGCAGGAGCAGATGGGCGTGCCGCAATTACTGGCAACACTCAGTCGTCTGGCCGGCATCGACAGCCTCCGCCTTGTGCCGACGGAACAGGTTGATGAAGAGAACGCCCTGAAAGCCATGACATCGGGTTCTCAGCGACAGATTGCCATTGGCCAGCAAACGTTGCTTCTTACGGTGGAGTCCACCAGCCTCAATGAACGGATTGCCGGATTATGGCGAGAGTTTTATCTGTTTGGTGGTTTTCTGTTTGCCGCCGGTCTGGTTCTGTCTCTACTGTTCTATCGTTATCAGAAACGTCATGTTGAAGCACTCTGGCAGTTGCATCAGCAGTTAGCGGTTCAGCGTGAGGATGCCTCATTGGGTCGCGCTGCGGCGACCATCAGCCATGAAATCCGTAATCCTCTCAACGCGATCAGCATGGGCTTACAGCGGTTACAGATGGAATCCAGTGGCCTTGAAAAAGACCATGAACAACTTCTGGTGGCGATGCGTGATGCCGTCAAACGGACCAATGAGATTGTCCATGGCCTGCAGCGTTATGCTTTGCCCCTGTCACCGAAGGCACAACAGGTGGGCTTTCATGACCTTGTACAACGGGTTGTTAATTTATACGGGCCTCAGTTTGATGCTCATCACATTCAGGTAAACTGTCAGCTGCAGGCGGTGGATTTTCAGGCCGATGAAGGATTGCTTGGTCAGCTGGTGGAGAACCTGTTAAAAAATGCCCTGGAAGCACAACCCCGTGGAGGATTTGTCAATGTCAGTCTGATGACCGAACAGGGCCAGGCAAAACTTTTTATTGAAAATCGAACCTATGAGATCAGCGATGATCTTGATAATCTTTTAGAGCCCTATTTTACAACCAAAGACCGCCAGTCCGGGTTGGGTTTGACACTGGTGCGAAAAATTGCCGTAGCACACGGTGGCCAGATCAACCTGTCGATCATTGAAGACGATTGTTTCCGGGCGTTGGTTCAACTTCCCCTTAAGAGGAACCTATGACCATTCTTGTCGTTGATGATGAAGATGTGCAACGGGAAATGATGCAGGGGTTCCTGGTCAAGCGTGGCTATCAGGTGCTGACCGCAGCGAACGGCGAACAGGCTCTTGATCTGTGCAGCCGCTATCCCATTAACCTGGTCCTGATGGACTTATGTATGCCGGGACTGCACGGTGATGATGTTCTGGAAAAATTGCGTGAATCCAATCCCCTGCTGCGGGTCATTCTGATTACCGCATTTGGTTCGGTGGAAACCGCGGTCAAAGTGATGAAGCTTGGAGCTGTTGACTTTCTTGAAAAGCCGGTTGATCTGACGGCACTTGCTGAGCGGATTGAGCGTTGTGAGCAGGAACAGCTCATCGAGCAGGATGTCAACGATATGGCGCAGGATCTCCAGGAAGAGGAGCTGCCGGTGCCGGTGGTGGCAAACAGTGACACCATGCAACACCTGTTGTCTCTGGTGCGTCGCGTGGCACGCAGTCCCTGGACCGTATTGATTCATGGTGAAACCGGAACCGGCAAGGAGCGTATCGCTCGTTTGGTTCATCAACTCAGCGAACGACGAAACGGTCCGTTTGTCGAAGTTAACTGCGCCGCATTGCCCGAAAATTTGTTTGAATCCGAGTTGTTCGGCCATGAAAAAGGCGCGTTTACCGGAGCCACATCACGCCGAAGCGGCCGATTTGAAGCGGCCCAGAACGGCACCCTGTTCCTTGATGAAATCGGCGAATTACCTTTAGCTCTGCAGGCAAAACTGTTGCGGGCGTTGCAGGAGAAGAGGATTTGCCCGGTCGGTGCCGAACGGGAGCGCGAAGTGGATGTCCGGGTGGTGGCGGCAACCAATTGCGATTTGCCGAAAATGGTTCAGGAAGGACGTTTTCGCGAAGATCTCTATTACCGCCTCAACGTCTTTGAGATGCAGATTCCACCGTTGCGTCAGCGACGCGAGGATATCCCTTTACTGGTCGATAACTTTCTTGAGCATTATGCCCTGCGTCCAATCCGTATTGAATCAGCAGCTATGGACGCCCTGGTGAAATACGATTATCCGGGCAATGTGCGGGAGTTGGAGCATCTGATTCAACGGTTGGCGACATTGTCGCGTGGTCCGGTGATCCGCCGGGTGGATCTGCCCCCTGCCCTGTTACAGCCGACCACAACGGAAAGCAGTTCTGGAAAGCTCACGGAACGGGTTGAAGCTGTAGAACGACAGATGTTGCTGGATACATTGCGACAATATGATGGTGTTCAGACGCATGCCGCTGAGGCTTTAGGCATCAGTGAGCGGGTGTTGCGCTACAAGATGGGCAAGTACAACCTGAATAAAGAAGATCTGAAATAGATTGTTTTGGGGAATGTTGATATTTTTTCAACGATGCGGGCCGGTGATCGAGATCACCGGCCCGTTGTATTTTTAGCAGAATGTAGAACACGCTGTCCGAGATTTTTAGCGTTTTTCCATAGGCTCCACAGGCCGTTTCTCTGGCCGAGAGACCTCTTCCGGTCAGGAACCAAAGCGGTATTCGATACTTCCCACCAGATATAATGTTTTGTCTTTGTCATCACCCGATTCACGACTGTATTCCGTCATCAACAACAGATCCCACTGTTTGGCCAGGCGATAGCGAACCAGGATCTGTCCCTGGTTGAGCAGCGACTGTTCGTCGTCGGAATATTCCAATTGATATTCCAGCTGCAAGGTCACATTTTTTGCCAGGTTACGGCGGTAGTCGAGCGTCAGGTTGATCAGGGTGTCTTTTTCTTCCGTATAGTAACCGACGCCAAGCGAAGCACGTAGCGCCATCAACCAGGCAGGTTGATGGGTCAGTTGAACCGTGTAATTGAATTGGTCGGGCCGGTCGGAACCGTAGCTTTCATAGAAGAGGCCCAGCGAGCTTTCCCAGTGGGGAGTCCAGACATAGCCTATTGTGGCGCCACTGAGTTCCTGCGCCGAAATATCAAGAGCGATCCTGTCCGTTGCGGCATCGTAAATCGGTTCTGGGTCACGCTCTCTGGCATAACTTAGATTCAGCCACCAGTTCTGCTCCAGATAACTCAGTACGGCATAGCCGGTCCATAATTCCTTATCCTCGCCGAGTTGATAGTAGCCGGAAGTACCATCGTCGCTGAACTGTTCATAGCGTAGCTGGCAGCGCGTCAGAATCTGAGGTGTCCATTGGTAATCAACATGAACAAAAGGCGCCTTGCGTGTCAGGGCAAAATCGGTGTCATTAAAAAGCTCATTTTCCTGTTTGATGGTGCCATCAACGAATCCGAGCCCGAAACGTCCGCTGCCGATCTCTTTATCCACCTGGACTTTCAGGGTACGTTCTTTCCAGCGATAGATATCCGTACCAATAATCGGCAGATATTCACGCTCATCGAGCCACAGATAGGTCAGTCGCGCCGAAACACCACGCACCCAGCTGGTTTGAGGTGTTTCCACAATGGCATCCGGCCAGTCCCCGGCTGTGGTATCGGCCAGGGCAATGGAGGAGAATAAACACAAAGAGAGACAAAGGCACAGGGTCCGTTTCATAGAGAATTCTTTCTCGTTGGTCATCGTGTCAGAGGCCCGTGCGGTTCACTCTCTTCTTCTGAGTTGTTGTAAGATCAGGCCGACAAAAACAGTCGTGGCGTAAGCCGGACCGGGAGGCAGAATGCCGCCTGAAGCAAGACAACCAGAACAAACGAAGTGAACCGCACGGGGAATTTGTAAGCGGTTTAAAAAAATCCTGCCGCATCGAACAGGATCTTTTTAAACCGCCTGTAGAGTGCAAAACGTGGCCAAGGCCTTGCGGCCACGACAGACGAAGCCGTCCCCTTTCCATCAAAAGGGGACGGCTTTGAACTTAACGACCGCCACGCATGCGCATTCCGGATTGAGCTGCTTCGGCAGCGCCGGAACCGTCGAGCAGTTGCTCACCACCTTCAGCGTAGGTATCACAGATGCCATCGCCGTCGGCATCGACAAATTCTGTCGCGTTGGCACCGATACCTGTGCCGGGTTCAGGGCGGGTATCGCCAATGCCGTCGCCATCGGTATCAACCAGATAGAGGCCGGTACCGGCGCTTTCGCCACGGAAACGGGAACTGGCATCAGCGGTGTAGGGCAAAGAAGTTACCGCGAGCATCAGAACGGCAGCAGAAACGATTTTTACGGAATTCATTACAGTCATTGTTAAGTCCTTTCAGGTTTGAGGTTTAGGTTTCAGCGCTGTACCTCTCATAAGAGCAACCGCTGTGCCAGAAATCTGAAAAACATAAAAATGAAGTAATTACAAATAGTTGTTGTATTTATTGGGTTGTGGTTCAAAAAGGAATGTTCGACGAAAAGCGTTTTTGTCGACAAAGATGTCGTTCTTCAGGAGGGAATCGGGAGAAGAGCCGAACGGATCGGTCTCTTCTCCCTTTGAATGTTTATTGATGGGCGAGTTGCGCTGTTGGAAACGACTGTTGTGGGGTTTGGGCCAAGGCCTCAGTCGGGTCTTGTAATGGAACGCCCACAACCCGTTTGCGCAGAGACAGAATGGCTGTTTCGACATACGCCTGAAGTTGGTGGCGCATCTCTTTCACCCTCGGCTCCTGGTCGTGAGCGATGTCGATAGTTGAAGAGGGCGTGCTGCCGAGCTCGTAACGATACAGACGTGGTTTTTCCTTTGGTGCAATCTGCAGCAGATAATCATCCTCAATCAAGGCAACCCGCTCTTCACCGCCCGATGGTTTAATCACCGCGAAGCCATGATCATCCTGGGGCAGCGAGAAAAGATTGCGTCCCCAGCTTTGATGATAGGCATCGGCAGAAAGCAGACCGAGGATACTGGGAACAACATCCACCTGGCTGGCCACTGTTGATCGGATTTGTGGCGAGAGCATGGACGGTGCATAAAACAGCAGCGGCACATGAAAACGAGACAGGTTCATGCTGGTGACCATTGGCGCACTGGCAAAGCCGTGGTCCCCGGTAATGACGAATAAGGTGTTGTCGAAATACTCTTCCTGACGGGCCAGGCGGAAAAATTCGCCAAGGCTCCAGTCGGCAAAGCGCATGGCATTGTAGCGGCCTTTCATCCCTTCCGGGGCATCAAGTTCGGCAAATGGTAATGGATCCGGGAGGTTGAACGGCGCATGGTTGGACAGGGTGAGGATAGTCGCGCAGAATGGCCCATTTTTAGCCCGCTGGCGAAATTCCTCGTTGGCGCGGCGAAAGACATCAATATCGGAAACACCCCATACCGGATCAACAAAATAGGGATTGACATAATCATTGAGACCGATGAAATCCTCCATACCGTGCTGGCGGAAAAAGCCTTCCTTATTGTCCCACGAAAATTCGCCATTATAGAGAAATAACGTCTGGTATCCCTGGCGCTTAAGCAGCTCGGGGAGGCAGGACATATCCTGATTCGCTTCCATCATCTTCATCAGATATTCGTAGCCGGGCAGATTCGGCCATGAGCACATACTGGCATAAACACCCTGATGAGTATGGGTGCCATTGGAGAACGCACGGGTAAACAGTACGCCCTGCTCAGCCAGACGGTCAAAATCCGGTGTGATCGGGGCTTGCTGGCCAAGAGCGCCGACCATGCGACCGGCAAAGCTTTCCATCAAAATAACCACAACGTTTGGTGGTTGTTGTGATGTTGCGTGGAGCGGCGACTGGTGTTCCGAATGGCGCAGCAACGGAAAGGCGTCAGCCTGTTGCAGACGGTCTTGATTCGTCAATACCAGTTGACGTGTGGTTTGGAGGGCCTCCTCGTCCTTCATGGCCGTGGTCCAGGATTTTTGTTTACTGTAGATCTTGTCCCAGGCGGTGCGGCCCAGGGTGAAAACACCGTTGAGCGCCAGATGGTTGGCAAAGGGTTGCTCAGAGAAAAAGGCATCGCCCCAGCGTAACGGTTCATGTTGGAAACCACCGCGCATGGCAAAGACCATCAGGGCAATAAAGAGGGTATTGCCCATGGTGCGCCCCAGACGGTCACGTACGGCAAGGCGCGGCGGCGTTGCCAACGTCAATTTGCGGACAATACGGCGCTGGATAGGCCATAGCAGTAGCAGAATGACCGCGGCAATCAACAAATGCCGGACCACCGGGTAGCCGTCCCAGACCATACCGCCGACAGTAAGGGGATGGCTGAGATATTCAAAAACCAGGCTGTTGAAACGACTTTCAAATTCGCGATAGAAATCCAGCTCAGCAATGCCGCCGATGACCAGAACGGCCAGTAATAGCGGCATCAGCCAACGTAGGAGCGTCCGACAGCGATCACAAGCGATCAGCATCAAAAACAGCGGTGCCAGCAAATAGGTGGCCGTCGCCAGATCAAAGCGAAAGCCGACCATAAAGCTTGTTATCACGGTTGTCGTATCAAGTTCTTTGCCGAGTTGATGATTGTAGGCGAGCAGCGCCGCACGTTGCCCAGCAAACACCATTAAAAGCATCAGATAGGACTTAAGAACAAAACGGCTTTCGTGAGAGACGAATTGACGGAGCAGGCGTTTGCAACGCACCTTGATTTTAAGACAACGGTTCATGGTTATTCCGTAGGTTTGGTGGAAAAAGACAGCTCGGAGAGTTTGAAAGCAAGTGGAGCAAAGAGGACGGCAACAATCCAGCACACCATCAGCGTCGCAATGCTATGGGAAATAAAATGCGCCCCACGCACCAGTTGGCCGAAGGTGAACAGGCCACCGAGAATCAGGCTCAAGGACAGCCCAGCCAGGGCCAGTGGACGCGAATGACGAAGACCAATGAAATAAAGCCCGATCAGCGAAAACGCACCGGAAGCATGACCGGCGGGAAAGCAGCGACCTGACTTCTGCGTACCAGACGACGGTGTGTCGCGCTCCGTTGAAGAAAGAATGGGCCGATAAGGAACCGTGCCGCCATAGCGCTGGTATTGCTTGGGGCAGTGGCGATGGGTGATTTTTTTACCGACCGCGGTCAGTCCCGTTCCCAACGCAATGCATAGCAACAGATAACCGCTGGCACGACGGGCGTTACGCCAGTGGGAATGTTTGGAGAATGACAGGGCAAACAGCAGTAGCCCGGTTGCTGCAATGACAACAACCAAATTACGTCCACCGGTGTGAAGCAGCTCATTAGCCCACCAACTATGTTTATAGGTCCAGTCCCCCTGCGTCGGGCTGTAGTAGAGATCACTGAACCACAGATCCCAGCCTAATCCGTCAAACAGATAAAACAGGCCGAAAAGCAGCAGCAGCGGGATGGCGAGGTGATGTAAATAAAATCGTCTTATCATGGTTGTTCGCTGTGGCGCATAAATAGGCTTAGCAACACCAAGTGATTGGGGGGGTACCACAACCTGTGGCGGATCACTGTCAGATGTAGGGCAAAGTCTTTATTACGTCATCCGAAAGGGTTAGCGGTGAGGTTGACGTTTGAAAACGGCCAGATGCAGAGAGTGAACAAGTGGCAGCTGGGCCAGATCTCTTTCAAACGTGAACCCGCATGCCGAAAAATACCTTTTGAGTTCCGGTAATGGCGTGATGTTCTGCACTGATTGACGTCCGGTCAAACGTTGACGCAGACTGCGCTTGAAGCTGGTTGGTGACCAGGGGCTGAGGTAAGAGATCAGAACCGTGTCCTTTGCCACGCGGCACAATTCGCTGATGATTTCTTGACGGTGGCCTTCAGTCGGCAAATGGTGAATCAGGCGAAAACACAGGACACCGTCAAAATGGCGATCATCATAGGGGAGCGCGACCAGATCAGCCTTTTCAATGGTGGCCTCAATCTGTTGTCGTTCAACAGCTTTCTGGGCCAGTTTCAAGGCCCCTTCACCGAGATCAACCCCCGTCACCTCTTTACCCTGCTGCGCAAGAAGAATTGTTGCCCTGCCCACGCCGCAAGGCGCGTCCAGCCAGCAACGGATTTTCGGCGAAACGTATTTAAGCGCCCTGGAGATCAGTGCCATTTCAGCCTGATGTTTGCGTTGGTTGCGGGAGGTGTATTTTTCCGCTTTTTCCACACTGTGTTTGATCCGTTGACGATGATCCTGACAATTGTCAGTAGTTGGGCGTGAGGCGGAGAGTTCGGTCATGTGGGCATCCTTTGCAAGAGAATTCACGTTCTTCGAATAGTGACGTGTTATGCAAAGAGTTTGCCTTAGTCTAACTTGCTGAAAAAAGGAGATAAGTTTTGTTTATTGTCGTCGATTTGTATAAAAAATCATACATTTGGCCGAGATCTTTTCCGCCAAATGACAAAAATTTATACATCGCAAGGCACGAAGGAATTACAGCAATTGATGTTTTTTCAGTTTGTACTGCAAGTTACTGCGACTGATGCCGAGTAGCTCAGCCGCCTGGGCCTGAACGCCACGGGCTTCAACAAGCGCTGATTGAATGAGTCGGCATTCAATGGTGTCGAGATAGTCGGGGAGAGGCTGTTGCAACGGCAAGGCTTCAGGAACACAGGGCTGGATCGGCTGGTCTGTTCCGTGCTGAAACTGTTGTGGCAGATGATTTAAATCAATGGTTGGGCCGTCACAAAACAACAGCCCACGTTCGAGAATGTTCTGCAGCTCACGAATGTTTCCCGGCCAGTCGTAGTGATAAAGTTCCTGTTGGGCTTGTGGCGACAGCTGAGGGGTTGACCGCCCCATCTCCTGAGACAGACGTTGTAGAAACAGCTGGCATAACAACGGAATGTCTTCGCGCCGATCACGCAGTGGTGGTAAATGCAGCGAGACGACGTTAAGCCGGTAATAGAGATCCTCGCGAAAGGTCCCCTCCTCCATCATCTGTTCAAGATTGCGGTGCGTTGCGGCGATAATGCGCACGTCGCTACTGATTTCAGCTGTTCCTCCAACCCGACGGAAACGCTTTTCCTGGAGAACCCGCAGCAGCTTGGGCTGAAGGTTGAGAGGAAATTCACCGATTTCGTCGAGAAACAGGGTGCCGCCGTCCGAGACTTCCATTAACCCTTTTTTTCGCTCCAGAGCGCCGGTAAACGCTCCCCGTTCATGGCCGAACAATTCACTTTCGAGCAGATTTTCGGCAAAGGCCGCGCAGTTGATTGAAACCAGAGCGTTATTGCTGCGCGGGCTGAGGCGATGCAGGGCCTGGGCAACCAGCTCTTTGCCGGTGCCGCTCTCGCCGGTAATCAGGATGGAAGTCTTCGCTGGTGCAACCTGAGCGATATGGTTACGCAGCGTTTCCATGGCCGGACTGTTACCGACCAGCATCCGGTCGCGATTTTGTTCAAGTTCGCGACGCAGCAGCCAGTTTTCGTTTTGCAATTTGGAGTAGCTCAACGCCTTGTCAATGGTCAGGAGAATTTCTTCATTGTCAAAAGGTTTGAGCAGATAATCAAAGGCGCCGATTTTCATGGCTTCGAGGGCCGTCTGAACCGTGGCGTATGCCGTTAACATGATGAAGGGTAGCGGACCGATCTCATCATTGATGTGACGCAGGAAGTCAATGCCGCTCATGCGTGGCATCTTGAGATCGGAAATGATCAGATCAATCTGCTCCCGGTTTAGAATGTCCAGAGCAGCGTAAGGATTATCGGCGCTGGCCACGTGATGTCCGGCACCTTCCAAGAGTTGGCCAAGAACAATGCGGTAGTTTTTTTCGTCATCAACGATGAGGATATGGGCCATTTAGGGATTCTCCAAAGGTAAAATAACGGTGAAATGGCTTCCCTCGCCAAGCTGGCTGGAAACAAAAATATCACCGCCATGGCTTTGGGCAATATTGTGAGCGATGGCTAAACCCAGGCCGGTACCACTGTCCTTAGTGGTAAAAAAGGGATTAAAAATGGTTGGCAAAACATCTTCAGGAATCCCGGAACCATTGTCAGAGACGATGATTTTCGCTTGCTTATTGCCGGTGAGCGTTTCTATCGAAACAACCCCCTGCCCCGAACAGGATTCGATAGCATTAAGCAGCAGGTTTAGCAGGAGCTGCTGAATCATGTCGGCATCGACAAAAACGGCGATGTCCGGATGAGCCGCTTTGTAGATCAGCGTCACCTGATGTTGTTCGGCGACGGGCCGTAATTGCTCAGTCGTTTTCTGAATCAGGTTTTCAAGAGGCTGCAGTTTGCGTTGGGGTTCACCGGGGCGCCCGAAGCGGAGGAAGTCACTGACCAGATCATTCAACCGACTGCTTTCTTCCCGAATGACATCGAGAAGGTCCTGCTGGCCGCTATTCTCTGATGCTATCTGGTTCTGCAGAAGCTGTGCCGAGGAGGAGATGATTCCTAGTGGGTTACGGATTTCATGCGCCAATCCTGAGGACATTTCTCCAAGGGCGGCTAAGCGGTCTCTGCGGCGCAGTGTTTCTTCGGCCGCTTCTAGTTTGAGAAGGGAGTTCTGTAAAGCGTTGCGGTTATCCAGCAGCAAGTCATTAAGCCTTTTTTGCCGCTCAAGCTGTCGACGATATTGTTCAGAGAATCCGTGGATGAGTATCCCGACAATAAAAAACGTCGTACAAGAGATTAAAAACTCAGGGAGGTCTTCCGCAAGTTCGACAGGGTCATTCCAGATCATATTTGGAATCAGTGCCAGATAAAACAATGAAGAGAACAGACACGTGGCCAACGTATGTACCAGAGTCAGATTTGTGCCAGCAACAACAATAGGTAAAAAATAGATGATCCAGTAATGACTTTCTTCGTGACCGGTGGTCGCCCAGATCAGCAAAGTACACAGGAGCAAATAAATGGCGAGATGGAGGGTCATCAAGCCTGAATCGGTTAATTGACTGGCTGTAAAACGGCGGTCCGTGACCAGGTGATAGGTTGCGATCAAGCTGAAAGAAAGTGTTCCGTAAAGAAGGCTGGGGCCTTTAAAAAAAGCGAGTAGAAAAGCAAAGAGACATATCAGTAGGCCGTTTTTGATAATCGGTAATGATGCGTTCATAATTTTTTCAGTATGAAACGTCATTGTCCACAAGGCAAGTGAAACCTATTGCGCCAGACTAGTAGGTGGCTAGTCAGCACGTGTTGGTTTCTGTGCGAGAAAAACGGCAAACAGTTCAGCCAGTTGTTCAATGGCTTGAAGATCGCGGACCGAATATCCCTCCTCATTGTTGGCTAAAGCCACTTGGCCGACAATCTGTTCACCGTCATCAACAGGTACTGCCATGAAATGGCGAATCGGTTTGTCGATTCCCCCGGCGAGGTGGGCAACATTGAGACGTTCCAAATCGTTGAAATAAACACCGGTTCTTCGGTTGTAGACCGCATGGAGCAACGAACCGCGCCCTGATGTCGGTGCCGCGATTGTTGCTACGCCGTTCCTCATGGAAAAATCATCAAATAGCGAGGTGAAATCCCAGAGAGACTGGCTTCCTGCCTGGTCCAGGGCGGCAATAAAGCCATGTTCACTGTTGGTCAGGTTCCGGGCGTGGCTGAGGAGTTGTCTTGCCACTTCATGCTGGTCGGCGTGCTGCTGGACAATGGCATGGGAGAGGCTGGCTAAGCGGCTATTTAGAGAGACTTCCCATTGCAGGGCCTGCTCATCACGTTTGTGGTGAGTAATATCAACAAAGCATTCAATGCCGCCAATGACACTACCCTGGCGGTCTCGTAACAGTTCCGCGTTTTTGCTGATGGTGAGCAGAGAGCCATTTTTGTGGCGGATGGTGCATTCACGGCCCATCACAGGTTTGGCCACCTGGCTGTTGAACAGGCCACATTCCGTATGGCAGGGGGTGAGAGCAAACCGGTAGCAAGAGCTGCCGATCATCTCTTTGGCCCGATAGCCGGTTAATTGCTCGGCACGATCATTCCAGCTGGTGATGATCCGCCGCTGATCCACAGTGAAAATGGCACAGGGAACCACTTTTTTAATCAGATCTGTCCTTACCTCACTTAACGTCTGATTGAGACGACACTCAGACAGGTCCTGTAACAGGCCATCCACTTCCTGGGCGAGTTCTGCAGTCGGTGTTGTTCCCTGGCAGATCTCTTCGTTTAATGTCGCCTGGTTCTGTTGACGGCAGCAGCGCAATTGTTCGATCAATGCGATCACCGGTAGTTGCGTCAGGTGTCGTGAGAAGCGAATAGACAGCAAAACAATCAAACATAATGCGATGGCTGCGATCAGGAAGGAAGACATTGAGGCGTGTGCCGCTGCTAGAAACGCTTGCTGCGGCAGAGTCAGGTGCATGATGGCTATTGGTTGCTTGCTGACGTCCACAAGAACCGTTTGAATTTCAATGGCGTGGTCGGCGATACGAAGCACCGGCTGTTGCAGTTGTGCGTTAGACGACAGGGTAAAATCATCAGTCAGATCTGAGAGGTCCGTCTCGGTCAGGCTGATCGTGAGATGGAGACGGCGCGACCAGTCGGCAAGAGCAGAATTTGTCAAGTGACGACAAAGGATAACCACGTGG
This is a stretch of genomic DNA from uncultured Desulfuromonas sp.. It encodes these proteins:
- a CDS encoding sigma-54 dependent transcriptional regulator, which gives rise to MAHILIVDDEKNYRIVLGQLLEGAGHHVASADNPYAALDILNREQIDLIISDLKMPRMSGIDFLRHINDEIGPLPFIMLTAYATVQTALEAMKIGAFDYLLKPFDNEEILLTIDKALSYSKLQNENWLLRRELEQNRDRMLVGNSPAMETLRNHIAQVAPAKTSILITGESGTGKELVAQALHRLSPRSNNALVSINCAAFAENLLESELFGHERGAFTGALERKKGLMEVSDGGTLFLDEIGEFPLNLQPKLLRVLQEKRFRRVGGTAEISSDVRIIAATHRNLEQMMEEGTFREDLYYRLNVVSLHLPPLRDRREDIPLLCQLFLQRLSQEMGRSTPQLSPQAQQELYHYDWPGNIRELQNILERGLLFCDGPTIDLNHLPQQFQHGTDQPIQPCVPEALPLQQPLPDYLDTIECRLIQSALVEARGVQAQAAELLGISRSNLQYKLKKHQLL
- a CDS encoding phosphatase PAP2 family protein — encoded protein: MIRRFYLHHLAIPLLLLFGLFYLFDGLGWDLWFSDLYYSPTQGDWTYKHSWWANELLHTGGRNLVVVIAATGLLLFALSFSKHSHWRNARRASGYLLLCIALGTGLTAVGKKITHRHCPKQYQRYGGTVPYRPILSSTERDTPSSGTQKSGRCFPAGHASGAFSLIGLYFIGLRHSRPLALAGLSLSLILGGLFTFGQLVRGAHFISHSIATLMVCWIVAVLFAPLAFKLSELSFSTKPTE
- a CDS encoding sigma-54 dependent transcriptional regulator, translated to MTILVVDDEDVQREMMQGFLVKRGYQVLTAANGEQALDLCSRYPINLVLMDLCMPGLHGDDVLEKLRESNPLLRVILITAFGSVETAVKVMKLGAVDFLEKPVDLTALAERIERCEQEQLIEQDVNDMAQDLQEEELPVPVVANSDTMQHLLSLVRRVARSPWTVLIHGETGTGKERIARLVHQLSERRNGPFVEVNCAALPENLFESELFGHEKGAFTGATSRRSGRFEAAQNGTLFLDEIGELPLALQAKLLRALQEKRICPVGAEREREVDVRVVAATNCDLPKMVQEGRFREDLYYRLNVFEMQIPPLRQRREDIPLLVDNFLEHYALRPIRIESAAMDALVKYDYPGNVRELEHLIQRLATLSRGPVIRRVDLPPALLQPTTTESSSGKLTERVEAVERQMLLDTLRQYDGVQTHAAEALGISERVLRYKMGKYNLNKEDLK
- a CDS encoding class I SAM-dependent methyltransferase; translated protein: MTELSASRPTTDNCQDHRQRIKHSVEKAEKYTSRNQRKHQAEMALISRALKYVSPKIRCWLDAPCGVGRATILLAQQGKEVTGVDLGEGALKLAQKAVERQQIEATIEKADLVALPYDDRHFDGVLCFRLIHHLPTEGHRQEIISELCRVAKDTVLISYLSPWSPTSFKRSLRQRLTGRQSVQNITPLPELKRYFSACGFTFERDLAQLPLVHSLHLAVFKRQPHR
- a CDS encoding HAMP domain-containing sensor histidine kinase yields the protein MKTSAGRDQGRFVLWKANLIVFALLFAMILGYFSWQVAQSRHAFEEHVNEHTQLVTQVIATNIKAASQSKEVVEKIVSDFLINIARFIVYLDEVEPFSSEELAAYAEENGLQGIWIKRPDLQAVMSPAGWFDQPLYDLEADQHQLIHREHRHEYILLWKAPQNSILIAVALPARSLEQLQEQMGVPQLLATLSRLAGIDSLRLVPTEQVDEENALKAMTSGSQRQIAIGQQTLLLTVESTSLNERIAGLWREFYLFGGFLFAAGLVLSLLFYRYQKRHVEALWQLHQQLAVQREDASLGRAAATISHEIRNPLNAISMGLQRLQMESSGLEKDHEQLLVAMRDAVKRTNEIVHGLQRYALPLSPKAQQVGFHDLVQRVVNLYGPQFDAHHIQVNCQLQAVDFQADEGLLGQLVENLLKNALEAQPRGGFVNVSLMTEQGQAKLFIENRTYEISDDLDNLLEPYFTTKDRQSGLGLTLVRKIAVAHGGQINLSIIEDDCFRALVQLPLKRNL
- a CDS encoding LTA synthase family protein, with translation MNRCLKIKVRCKRLLRQFVSHESRFVLKSYLMLLMVFAGQRAALLAYNHQLGKELDTTTVITSFMVGFRFDLATATYLLAPLFLMLIACDRCRTLLRWLMPLLLAVLVIGGIAELDFYREFESRFNSLVFEYLSHPLTVGGMVWDGYPVVRHLLIAAVILLLLWPIQRRIVRKLTLATPPRLAVRDRLGRTMGNTLFIALMVFAMRGGFQHEPLRWGDAFFSEQPFANHLALNGVFTLGRTAWDKIYSKQKSWTTAMKDEEALQTTRQLVLTNQDRLQQADAFPLLRHSEHQSPLHATSQQPPNVVVILMESFAGRMVGALGQQAPITPDFDRLAEQGVLFTRAFSNGTHTHQGVYASMCSWPNLPGYEYLMKMMEANQDMSCLPELLKRQGYQTLFLYNGEFSWDNKEGFFRQHGMEDFIGLNDYVNPYFVDPVWGVSDIDVFRRANEEFRQRAKNGPFCATILTLSNHAPFNLPDPLPFAELDAPEGMKGRYNAMRFADWSLGEFFRLARQEEYFDNTLFVITGDHGFASAPMVTSMNLSRFHVPLLFYAPSMLSPQIRSTVASQVDVVPSILGLLSADAYHQSWGRNLFSLPQDDHGFAVIKPSGGEERVALIEDDYLLQIAPKEKPRLYRYELGSTPSSTIDIAHDQEPRVKEMRHQLQAYVETAILSLRKRVVGVPLQDPTEALAQTPQQSFPTAQLAHQ